The Hordeum vulgare subsp. vulgare chromosome 7H, MorexV3_pseudomolecules_assembly, whole genome shotgun sequence DNA window CAGAATTGCccattgaaattttaaaattctgTTGATCAGGGTCTCAACATGTGGCTTGTATCTCAATGTTTATTTCTATTGAGTAAATCTTGGCAaattctcaaaaagggaaacatgGGTTGTGCTAAAAAATTAAAGTATAGTTGTGTGCGAAATCACTCGTTAAGGAGTACACCTTTCAACGATTACTCCTACCTTCCTAGATTGCGACAAGTGACGCACTACATGCGTGTCACTTATCGCAACATGgaggttttttcttttttcatagatccggatttttaaaatattttatctcctaaaccgtaaCGTTCAACTCTTGAACTGTTTTCGCCGTTGGGTTTCTCGCATCGAGAGCTTTAAAACTAAATCCTATGTTGATAcgttttgacaaactttttttcatgaaaaaaaactGACGAAAAAAACGGTGttttttccctttccgagaggcacggtcgtgcctctcgcgatagcAAAACCGTGCTTCTCGCAAAAAAAAAGAGAGCAAAAAACGCGTTTTTCTTTTTCgaaaggcacgaccgtgcctctcgcatAGCAAGACCGtgtctctcgcgaaagcaaaactgtgcctctcgcggaataaagagagagcagaaaacatattttttccctttccgagaggcactttCCGAGAGGCGTGCCTCTCGTGATAGCAAAACTATGTCTCTCGCAGAACCAAAACCTTACCTCTCgcggaaaaaagaagaagaaaaagcatTTTTCGCTTTTCTGAGAGGCACGATCGTGCCTCTAGCtatagcaaaaccgtgcctctcacggaaaaaagagaggcagaaaatcgtgcctctcgcgatagcaaaaccgtgtctctcgcggaagcgaaaccgtgcctctcacgaaaaaaAGGAGAgcggaaaacacgtttttttccttttttgagaggcacggccgtgtgaAAAAAGTCAAAAAAAACTACTCTAAAAAACCGAAAACACGTGCGAAAAAAATACGAAGGAAACGCTCATAACGCGACACGGGTGGCGGATGAAAACACGTCAAATGACGGCGTGCGAGAGTGATCACTGAAAGCCTCTCGAAAAAATGCTTGCTAACTAGTTGCTTCCGGTTGTGTGGGGATTCATGTAACTTGGCTAGCCTCGGGGACAAAGCAACATCAAGGCAGAGTCAGCCATTGGCTGCCCAGCCCATGATTTATTTTTTCATTGTATATGAACGTTTGGGGGCATCCATATGTCTCGCCTAGAGCGCGAGGGAATAAACCCTCGCTTAATGGGGACCTAGATGGGCAGGCCCACCAGCATTGGAGGCCACAGTCTTTTCTTTCTTATTACTTTTTTAATTTGGTTTAAACTTTAAAACAttttaaatatatatattatAATTTTTTTTATAGAAACACTTGAAAAGATGTTGAAAAATTATTTAGaaaatgttgaataagtatttgaaaattattgaatggatatttgaaaaatgttgaagtATTTTAAAGACTgttgatcatgtatataaaaatgttaatcaaacattttaaaaaatgttcaacatgtatttaaaaaatattaaaaactaTGTAAAAATTTAGAACACGTATTTTAAAAATCTTGAATAAGTATTAAATATGTTGAACGAGTATCTGAAAAATATTAAACATGTATTTAAAAAAAGTTGACATAAGTATTAAATGTTGAACAATGTTGAACGTATATACAAAAAATGTTTTTCACATATACGAAAATGTAgaataaaaaacaaaacaaaaacgaaAATTTTGAACATGTATTTATAAAAAGGTTGTTCATGTACATAAAAATATTGAACAGGTATTTTAATGATATTGAACAAGTATTTAAAGAAGTATtgaacatgtatataaaaatatagattgaaaaaaaataaaaaaaataaataatgaaagaaaaTGGAGAATAAAAGAATGAAAAAAtcggagaagaaaagaaaatgagaaaaaaaaaCTACAAGAAGTCCTGCTCCGATTGCCATGATCACCATGGGTCAAACTCCGCCAATGGATAGCTCATGAGTATAGTTTTCACTAGAAAAACTCATAAGTACATTTGTGTATCTTGAGAGGCCAACGTTAGGGCACCTCCAACGTCGACTCCCATACCATCCGTAACCGTGTAAATTGTGTAGTTCGGACATGTTTTGTTATCCAACACTTTCATTTATTAGTCTTCTTGATGATTCACACACATTTTCCCTCACAAAACAGGGACAAAGTGCTAGGCATTTGCGGACATCCGGATCGGTGCAACGTCCGCTTCTGGCTGATCTGGCCCATCATTGACCCCCTTGCCTATGTGCACTTCCTATCCAAAATAGTAAGTACCGCTCCAAAGAGTCAGTGATGCATTCATGTCCGGCTAGAGTGGGCGTGACCTCTCACTATGCCGGCATTGAAGCGGCACATTCGGTCGAGAGAGTGTCGCCCGCGCCACTTCCCGATGCAGGCGACTAGCTCCGCATTCAAACGACATCCCATCGGCTTGTCGTGTTACATTAATGATATGCGGTTGATGAGTAACCTATTCCACCGGCACCCGTCCGTCCGTCTGCCTCTCACCATTAACAACACCGCCACGGCTGCCCCGACCATAGCCATCCTCCCCCGGTCCCTTCCTCCTCTCCGCACAACGCCTGTCATGGACTCCTCGCGCTCCCACGCCCTATGGGACAGCCTCTCCTGGGAGTAGAAGAAGGAGCTGGCTAAAATGGGCCGGCCCAACACTGTTTGCTTGATGCAAGATTTCTCTATTGAATCGTTACGAACTTTTGGGCGATAAAAAATAAATTCAATACTAATTTTCGTCAGCCAGCGAGACCAACTATTTAGGCCAAACTCCAACATTGGGTAGCTCATGAGTATGGTTCTCACTAAAAAAACTCATAAGTATAGTCGGGTACCTTGAGAGACCAACGTTAGGGTCGACTCCCAAACCATCCGTAACCGTGTGGATAGTGTAGTTTGGACATGTTTTGCCATCCAACACTATCCTGTATTAGTCCTCTTGGTGATCCGGGCACATTTTCCCCCGCTTCTGACTGCTCTGGTCCATCATTGACCCCCTCGCCTGTGGGCATTTCCTGTCTACAACAGTCAGTTCCGCTCCAAAGTATCAGTGATGCATTCATGCCCGGCTAGATCGGACGCGGCCTCTCACTAATGCCGTCATTGAAGCGACGCATCGATCAAGAGAGTGTCACCCGCGCCACTTTCCGATCCAGGCAACTGCTCTGCATTCAAACGACAGCCCGTCGGCTTGTCGCCTTACATTAATGATCTGCCGTTGCCGAGGAACCTACACCGACGCCACCCGTCCGTCCATTTGCCTCCCACCATTAACCATACGGCCGCGGCTACCGAGGCCATAGTCGCAATCATCCTCCTCTGGTCCCTTTCTCCTCTCTGCATCACGCCCGTCATGGGAACCTCGCGCTCCATAGCCCTCTAGGACGCCCTCTCCtgggagcaaaagaaggagatGACCGCCATTGCAGCCGGCTGGCAGGTCAGCCGACAGTCGAAGGCCGACGATACCCACTGAAGGATAAGTCGGCGCCACCCACCTCATATCGGCCTCACCATCGTCGAGGCATGTGCGCATTACACGAACATGCTATGGGAAGAGCTCGAGGCCAAGTTCCGACAACACAGGCCAAGCAATCCTACAACCTCGGCCTCCCCGAGGAGCTCTGACGCGCGGAGGAGCTTCTCGACATCGGCACATGCATCGTGTCGGACGTGGACATCCCCGAGCAGGAAGCGTTGCTCGAGTCCTACCGTTACACACACGGGATTTGTCATGACTGTTGGTGGTACCGCCAACGTCATATGGAGTTAGAAGTCGCCTGCACGCGGCGGATTAAGTGTTGGGCAAGAGCAACAACGAGAAGGACATCGCTAGCTCCGCCCTAACCGTGCTCCGTCACTAAGCTGACACGTCCGGGGGCGTCGTCGCCTGTGAGGAAGAGTAGTGCATGGTAAGTCGCCGCCGCTTGGGTCCAAAGAGGGTCACCGCTCCTCCTCTTCCATTGAAGCCAAGCTTGGTGGGCTGAACTTCGTTGGCCGATTAGCCATTTAGCGATGACATGGAGGTGGGCAACTTCACTTTACAGGTCTGTTGAGGCGAAGGTTATGAAGGTTGTAGAGCGTAGAGGCAGAACTCGAGAAGGCGATGGCAAGAGTCGGAGTTTCAGTTCTCGGGACTCGTGGCCAGACCCGAGGAACGGACGACGACGATCATTTATATTAGGTTTAGAATAGTGTTGAGCCAAAATCATACAAAATGTAATGAATTTCGTCCGATTTGTATAAAAATGTCCGAATTATAATGAATGTGTTCCAGTTTATATGAAAATTCGTTGTGTTTGCATGAACTTCATTCGTTATGCTGAACTGTGTTTGAAATATATGCGAATAGTGTTCGATGGGCGCCTTCCGCGTCCATGTTAAAAGGACATGGCTACCGAGCCCAGCAGCGCCCGCCCGTGGTAGCGGGCGCACCTCAGAATAATCAATCATGTTCATTTAttagttttttttcaaaaagtcaTAACTTTTTAACCGAGCGTCACAATGACGATCCGTTTTCACGACTGTGTttcttacgacgagctcttcaaaactagattccatatggatagatttcgatgaacttttttttgagCAACTTTGTATGCTAGATGAGGCAACCTTAGTGCTATAGGCAAGCAACTCCTTCCCCCCTTAGCATGCCTATGTATCAGCGAAAAATTCTTCTAAGTTGGTTACTACGACTAATAGCTGACTAGATTCACCTCTAAAAGCTTTACATAACTAAATAATGATGATCAGTTGCCTACAAATACTGTGAAATTGCTCAACTTTTATGCTCAGTTGCCTAAAAAATACTATGAAATTGCTCAATTTTGATGCTCAGTTGCCTATTACTGATGATTAATTGCCTATGGTTAATGTTCAGTTGTCTGCTATTAATGCTTAGTTGCGTGCTATTTGTGAATATTTGTCATAATTGCACTCGAGTATCATAAAAAAAATTAGCAACTTTTAGCGTGTTTTTTGCGCAACTCGAATGCATTCAACAAGCAACTCATGTGTATACACATAATGCAATACATCTAGCATCAAAGTACTTTTATTTAGCACTCAAGTTGCCTCACTTGGCATCGAAGTTGCTTTTGAAAAAAATTCTTCACAACATATTCATATGAGTCTCATTTTGAAGAGTTCGTCACGAGGAATTCAACGGTGAAAACATGTCATAATTTTAACACACTGTTTGATATTGtagctttttgaatttttttcataCATGAATTAATGGACATCCAATGCATGCGGAGCCGAGAATGCACATAGACACATAATTTAACCATTTTAGTTTGGAAATAGCTGACCACATTTGCCATGTGGTTGCTAAAGGGTGAAGTTATTTAACCTTCTAGTCATGATAGAAGTATTTCTGTTTTAGCATGAAGTTGATTTTTTAGCACTAAAGTTGCATAAATATCATCCCACAGTTGCTGAAAGAAATGTTTATCGAAACCTATTCATGtaagatctagttttgaagagctcGTTTTAAGGAACACATCTGTAAAAACAGATTGTCATTCTGACGTTCGGTTCAAAAGTTATagtattaataaaataaaataaagtgaAATGACTTGCTGCACTTTTTCGGATGAGGGTGCGCTTGTTCCATCCAAATAATGCAGCTGGACTTTTTAGTATTTGAGATATTAAAAATATAAATAGATAAGCTCTTGTTCGGTGAGCGAGTGGACTTATGATATCCGAATCCACACACCCTTTCCCTTTCCCTCTCCGGATGTTGACTCTGGCGCCACTAGCGATCGAGAGCGCAACTTGCCCGATCGGAAACGTCGCGGATACATACGAGACCCCAGGAGTTTAAATGCGGGAGATGAGAACGTTCGCCGCATGATCCGATCCGATCCATCCATCGGTCATGCGATTGCCATGCACCCGGCCACCCAGCCAGCCAGTTTCCCTGTATACAAATCACCAGACCTCTCGAGGTAGCTAGCTGATTAAAGCGGGAGTGGGACGAGCGAGCGACGGCGATGGTTGTCTGTCGAGGCAACGACGCAGAAGCGGACGATTCCACACGTTTGTTTCAGCTCGCGGTGACACGACCTGGAAAGGACGCGACGCGACATGGTCGCGGCCCCGGACTGGTGATCAGTGGTCACCACGCACGCactgtttctgtttctgttctcagTTAACTACGTGACCCAGAGGCAATACAGTAGTAATGTATGCTGGAGCACGTAGTATCgagccggccggccggccgtcTCATGGTCTCGCCGCCGGCCCCGTCACGTCATCGGTGGAGCGGGTGGTGGTGGGGGAACAGCAGCCCAACAGCGTGCGTACGTGACGCGCGAGCCGGCCGGCACCCGGCCCGGCCGCGCCAtttgccgccgtcgccgtcggtcCCGGGCCGCCCGCAACAGCAGGAAATAAAAAGAAGGCTGGCGAGCGACCTCGCGCGCGTGCTCACCTGACGAGAAGAGTCGTCCGTCCCGGCGGGCGACGCTTCCGCGAGCGCGGGTACGTTTCGTGTGCGATCGCTGTGGGCCGGGGGGTAGTGATGAGACGCCGACGGCGAAAACCAACTGACACGGGCGCCGCGGTCCCTGATCGATCGATCGCACGCTATAGCTCCCCGTGGAAAATCCTCGCGGCCCGTCGTTGTCGCATGGGCCTCGGGAAAGCTGTCTGGACGCATTGCGTGGCAACGGATTGCAGTAACATTTGCTGATGCCATGCCATGCCCAAAACGATATTTCGGAgaactctctcctccctccctggtGTGTACAGTACAGAGCTGGGAGCACGAGGCCTGATATGGCTCGGATATCCAtctatccatccatctatctatctGTCTATCTCTCTCGGTGCACTAACATTTGCTGCGTCCTACGTACGTCCACCATGGGTCAACCAGCCTACACGCTAGCTCGTTCCCTTTTTATTTAAAGCAATTTTAAATGGAGCGACTCATTTCATCCGTCATCGTCCGTTGTGTCGGTACGGACAAAAATGATGGTCCAACGCGTTGATCCATTGTGAAAACGCGGACGCGAACCGATCCATTTTCGAGTCAAATTTGAGACTGAAATGCGGCGGCGCGGACGAGAAGTGCACGCGCGCGCGTCCCTTCGGTGTCAGCCCCAACCACCGCGGTCAACATTATTTATGACGGCCGCCATCCTCGGACCCACTCGTCAGCGACCGCGGCCGGCCTTTTTTAATCCGAACGTACGGTAGGTTCCCCATCTGCTTCCAGAACATCGTCCGTCCACATCCAGCCACCTCCTCGGCGACCAAAACCCTAGCATACCATGGCCGGCggcttcccaaacaagggcaagtcCCCGTTCTACCACCCGCGCCATCTCCCCGCCGTCGTCTTCCCACCCGCCTCGCCAGCGCGTCagcgtcccggtgcaccaagcgcggtggcactgggagcaccgcgtGCCGTTCCCTTACCCCGATGTCACGCTGCCGCACGGCTGTCatctggatccggagaggattcCGATGTCCGCCGTGCCGCGGTTTGCACGGGtgcatgcggaggaggtgagcAGCCGTCGGCGTCTGCTGACGACAGAGCAGCGACGAGACCCTGCGTACGCGGCCGACTCCCCTAACTGGGAGGTGTGGTTCGCGGTGGAGCACAGGGCATAGCATCGTCGTAGCGTGCGCGAAGTGCAGCCAggaggccctccgccgcccccgcctgtcgtcagcgacgaggaccaggaggTCGTCGTGGCGCTCACACCTGTCCTGAGGGACAACGAGGAGGAAGCGCGGCGCAGGGCCGATGAGGATGCGGCGTACCAGCAGGAGCTCGCGGAGGCCATCACGCTGTCGACCGCCGGcgactgcgtcgtgccacctTCGTCGAAGCTCGGGCCCACGGAGTCGCGGGAGGTCTACCAGTGGACGCGCGTCGTCCACGAGTTCGTCACGGTGCCGCCCATCTGGCTGGGCGCGACACCGCAACAGGAGCAAGCCTATCTCTAGCACTGGAGGTCGCAGCACCTGCTGGcggagcgcgccgaaggccttcggctcatgaaggtggagaaggaggcggaggaggaacgacgggaggcggcggaggaggagcgtgCCCGTGTTGctgcgctgccaccgccaccagcacaaTCCGCGCCGGGGGGACAGACGACGGAGGCGCAGGCAGCTGCGCTCTGGAATACGGCGTTCCCCTGGGCCGGTCCTGCGCCTACATtggtcgacctcaccggccccggTGACGATGCCGCCGCCGCCTAGGGCTGCCCTCgtagttttagttttttttatatTTAATTAATGTAATACGGACGCGTGGACTCTCGTCAGCCTTCGTGGtcggcttttaatgtttaattatgcattTATCTATATTTTTCACACGTCGATAAAAATGGATCCGGTCTGCGTTGGACGCATGTGCCGATCTATTTGTGAAAACAGACGTTCGTGTTCGCGTGATCGACCTAAACGATAAAAAATAGACAAAATCGATCTTGGAGTTGCCCTTATTTCTTCCCTCCCGCGTTTTACTTACCAACTGCCCGCGGGGTCAGGCTTATTTCCAAAAGGAGTATGTATGTGTGCGCGCGCCACAACCAGATAGTCAGCAAGGCAAGCATAGTGGATCATCCATCCACGCGGTAAAATAGACACGAACTCTCCATCGACGATAGACAGTAGCATGCGTACGTCGCAAAGTTACAAGGCAAAGGCAACACGATCGCGCGCCCGCAACAACCCAAGAAAAACCCACACGGCGATCGATCGGCAGATGGCGCGGTACGAGCGAGTACAAGGCTAGGCCGCCCGACACCCTCTTTAAACTAAACATTCTCCCCTCCCGCTCCTGACATCAGATCCTTCGAATTCCAAGCCTGCCTTTCGAAAATGGTTttcctcttcctcaccatcgcCATCGCCATCGCCATCGACATCAGCATCCTTGCAACAAGCCACCCCCTTCGTCCTTCCTCCCGCCATATATACCTCCGCGCCTCCTCCTCGCCATTCTCATCTCCTCACCGCCCGTCCATAGGCCATAGCTCTCCAACTCTCGAGAAAACTGAAGCTCCAGTCTCACGAGAGAGGAACGGAAGGCTCTCAGACTCCATCTCTACTCCTCCGAGCTCTACACCCCGGCCGGCCTCTACATCTCTAATGGGGGAGCACGCTTACGTCGACcacagcagcagcggcggcggcatgAGCCCGTCGACGCCGCCGGTGCAGCAGCGGCGGCAGCAGCGCAGGGGCTCCTCGTACCACGCGACGGCGCCCAGGGCCGCCAGGACGCGGCCGGCGATACGGATCATCCACATCATCGCGCCGGAGATCATCAAGACGGACGTCGACAACTTCCGGGACCTCGTGCAGCGCCTCACCGGGAGGCACCACCACGAGCAACCGGCCGACGACAGCACGGCAGTGGCGGTGGGCGCGGCGACCACCCCGCCGTCGCCGGCAGAGGAGAAGCCGCAGAGGAAGAGACTGGCGCCGGCACCGGTGCCGGCTCTGGCCGACGATTTCTTGGTGCAACAGGAGaacaagaggaggaagaagatcaagtgcgaggtggtgaaggtggaggaagGAGGGttcggctgcggcggcggcgacctCGATTTCAGCGAGCTATGGATGGATCTCAACCCCGGGGGTTTCCTGAGCTTCTTGGAGGAGGACATCTTCCAGGACATGATGGCTCCTGACTTGTTGCCCCAGCCTCTCGGGGCGCCGAGGATGGATTTAGTTGGTGAAATGTGCGCCTCCTATCTGGCTTAGTTAGTTAGTTTGACGTTAGAGCTGTTCTTGTGATCTTTTTCTTGTTTCTGTGAGGATCTTTTTGCACTTTGGTTGAGAGAAATGGATTCTTTTCTCTCTTCCCTTTGTCTCTAGATGAACACAATCTTGGAAGAACTTCCATGGTTGCAAGTACTACGTAGTGATTATGTAAAGTAGCCTCGTGGGATGATGATCGTTAAGGAATGGTCAGTTTGCGTGCTCACATTTGTTCCGGTCTCTGAAATGCAAGGGCATCTCCGACACAGACCCTCCAATCGCCGGCAAAAATGACCCACATTTGTCCGTGGGTCATTCCAAATGTTGGTTTTCCTGCCCAAAAAGAAGGGAAGGATTAAGAAGCCGGCAAAAAGCAAGCGGCGGTCGGGGCCGGTGCAGGGGTCAGGGTCGCGGTGCGTCGCCGCCTCAGCTGTTCATGCACACGCTGTgagttttttcactgttttgactcACGAGGCGAAAATAATGTATAGAATAAACTCGATCTAAAATTATTTTACGATCTGATccttttaggccctgtttggacccacaatagattataataatctgaattatgaagatagattatataatctgatttataaaaataatccaggtgggtatgtttggaggccagattatataaactgtaattcaggtttTACATTGTAAAATGACATGTCTGTCCTGTATAAAAATAAGACGGTGGCGGTAGCAGTAGGTATTATCTTCAAGTTTACAAGGGTAATAGGTCAttagtaatccataatctgattttagctgggtagagtagattatgagtttttaataatctggtcatctagtttttaaaatctacaatataaactgtcctgtttggaaacataatagattataaaaaccagattatataatctgggtggttccaaacagggccttagaaaCGCTAGAACCCGTAGCGTTGCTGGCGTacatagaaacgccagtctaccGTGACGTTTTTGGTCCACATTCAGACGCCAGTCTAGTCGCGTCGTAGATCACTTAAAAACGCCATCCTCGCCGCCGGCGTTTCTACACAGACCCAAACGCCATTAAGCATCGCGTTTCTGTTGCTGCCGCCACCTCTTGGTAATCTGCAGGTTAAAATAATGGAGGCTGGACGCACAACACGAGGAGGGGCCCTGCCCCATCACCGCGTCGGGTCAGTGGTCACATACACGGCTAGGTGGCCGGCCGTCACATGCACGGAGAGATTTTTTTTACTGTTCGGACCTACAAGATGTAAAAAAATCACAGAACGAACTCAATCTAAAAGTATTTCcggatctgacccttttagaaacgccatagCCCGTGGCGTTGCTGCTCCACGTAAAAACGCTAGTCTACCATGATGTTTCTGGTCGATATTCAAACGCCTGTCTACGGTACAGTCCATATAGAAACGCCGTAGCTTCTGGCGTTGCAGCCTACACAGCAAATGCCAACGCTCATGGCGTTGCTGCCATCACATGGTGTCAGGCTACAGATGCAGCTCTGGTATTATCATACTAGGGGACATACTGTTGCTCCATGACAGTActgttgaaattagagatgggctTTAGGAccataagacaaatttcagaaaatctccgagggcccatgtaggtggtggcatgacaaggtggtgggaagtttagtctcaccccgctagtggaggagaagttggacccctatataagggtctctcttccacatggtattggagagtgagaagagaaggtgcactcgcgcactcctcctccgccgcccacctcgccacgccacgcctcgtcacgacgcaccgcgggttgcgggaatgagccgagccgagctcatacctacgcgcttatttttgccggtcaggaacggagaatacgtaacgaacaaggcacgatccgagacgtcggatcgtggctgttaccgactcggacgtgggtttgacccacgtctctccacccagccgcctttataagcaggctatcgcctaccctagccgtcacgagaatcagatcacatctgcctcacgcgttcgttccttgactgctgctgccgccggcgactccgtcccgtttaccgcgtacacggtcgacgggagagtaggcctccgaaacctcgcctctccggttcctgtatgggagaggggcgattaggtttttggggagcgatcacgcgactgctcgcctccttccatctgcttcgtctacgtccgcgttgccctcgtcatcgccatgtcttcaccaagcgaagctgaccgtctcgtccgcgagaaggccgaagccgataagaaggcggcagaggatactgccgccgccaccgctgctgctacggccaactggccgatcggagggtatgatataTTTGTCCctctcctgtttctgtctgcactagtagtattgcctatatgcgtagatgtttctgctatatgcgtagtacttgctagtatactccgtgatcagtatgtcgtGAACCTAGTCAAtgtcatgttagtaattatttcatggattaatctactcggaaaattgcctattcactcaacaatccaaaaacctaatttgtgtaggaatttttcgagtaatggttttgctgctgcactgaaaccggataaatttaccggtacttttttcaagcgttggcaaacgagaaccaccttatggctcacggctatgaacgtgttctgggtagccggtgtcactcctacggaaattatcactcctgaacaggagaagatgcttaaggaggccaccgtcctattccttggagcagtcattagcctgatcggagataagctggttgatgcatatttacatatgcatgttgccaaggacttgtgggaagcgctcgaatctaaattcggggccaccgatgctgggagtgagatgtatgttatggagcacttccacgattacaagatggttgataaccgttctgtattggaacacgctcatgagataatatgcatagctaaagaacttgaggttcttaagtgcaatttgccgagcaagtttgtcgcgggctgtataattgctaagctccctaattcctggaggaactttgctactactctgaaacatcagaggcgtgagttctcagtagaggacatcatcggccatctgagtgttgagcaaaaCTCGAGAgcgaaggactccaatggaaaagcggtggaaagctcttctgctgacaatatggtacatcagaggaacttcaattcccacaagcccaagggaaagaattctgtccaacagaataccgacttcaagaagaagggaaagaagcccttcaagaagaataagaagggagatggctgctatacttgtggttcagaggaacattgggcgaacaagtgcccaaacaagtaaaagaagccagcgcaggactccaagtctgccaatatgattgtgggcaacaatgaaagtggtgcatctgggtacggtaatttacttactgtatttacagtttgtcagtccaccgattggtgggtggacacgggtgcaaatattcatgtgtgtgctgacttatcattgttctcttcttatcaggccaccggtcgcgggtccgtattgatggggaatggcgcaagtgcttctgttcttggtgttggcacggtcgatctgaagtttactt harbors:
- the LOC123411114 gene encoding uncharacterized protein LOC123411114, which produces MVFLFLTIAIAIAIDISILATSHPLRPSSRHIYLRASSSPFSSPHRPSIGHSSPTLEKTEAPVSRERNGRLSDSISTPPSSTPRPASTSLMGEHAYVDHSSSGGGMSPSTPPVQQRRQQRRGSSYHATAPRAARTRPAIRIIHIIAPEIIKTDVDNFRDLVQRLTGRHHHEQPADDSTAVAVGAATTPPSPAEEKPQRKRLAPAPVPALADDFLVQQENKRRKKIKCEVVKVEEGGFGCGGGDLDFSELWMDLNPGGFLSFLEEDIFQDMMAPDLLPQPLGAPRMDLVGEMCASYLA